In Streptomyces longhuiensis, the following proteins share a genomic window:
- a CDS encoding C40 family peptidase encodes MTALNRVPSLLARAGTASALTLAVAGGSLLVPGAVPEAEAAPPATKALQIAASKKGSPYRWGATGPRTFDCSGLTLYSFKAAGKKLPRTAAQQYNKTRHVSASHRKRGDLVFFHSGRGVYHVGIYAGKGKIWHSPKTGDVVRLQRIWTRSVWYGRVR; translated from the coding sequence ATGACTGCGCTCAATCGTGTCCCGTCGCTGCTCGCCCGTGCCGGAACCGCCTCGGCCCTCACGCTCGCCGTAGCGGGTGGCAGCCTGCTGGTCCCCGGAGCCGTGCCCGAAGCGGAAGCCGCGCCGCCGGCGACGAAAGCACTCCAGATCGCGGCCTCCAAGAAGGGAAGCCCCTACCGGTGGGGCGCCACAGGGCCGCGCACGTTCGACTGCTCGGGCCTGACGCTCTACTCGTTCAAGGCTGCGGGCAAGAAGCTGCCCCGCACCGCCGCCCAGCAGTACAACAAGACCCGTCATGTCTCCGCGTCCCATCGAAAACGCGGTGACCTGGTCTTCTTCCACTCGGGCCGCGGCGTCTACCACGTCGGTATCTACGCCGGGAAGGGAAAGATCTGGCACTCGCCGAAGACCGGTGACGTGGTGCGGCTCCAGAGGATCTGGACGAGGAGCGTCTGGTACGGGCGCGTGCGCTAG
- a CDS encoding 8-amino-7-oxononanoate synthase: MAGSPFGWIDEQERVRRGAGLVRTLRPRPSSNPLLDLASNDYLGLTRHPEITGGAADAALRWGGGATGSRLVTGTTELHTELERELAEFCGFEAALVLSSGYAANLAAVTALAPHGSLIVSDASNHASLIDGCRLARGATQVVPHADPDAVRKALDAHQGQAVVVSDSVFSVDGDAAPLAELASVAREFGAGLIVDDAHGLGVLGDGGRGAPQAAQLSGADDTVVTVTLSKSFGSQGGAVLGPARVIDHLVNTARTFIFDTGLAPAAAGAALAALRLLRREPERAERARAVASSLHELLAAEGLQAVRPDAAVVSVRAPSPEEAVRWAADCREAGLAVGCFRPPSVPDGISRLRLTARADLTDDQIAQAVRVISRNAPDSAFTARS; the protein is encoded by the coding sequence ATGGCGGGATCGCCGTTCGGCTGGATCGACGAGCAGGAGCGCGTGCGCCGCGGCGCCGGACTCGTCCGCACGCTGCGTCCCCGCCCGTCGTCGAACCCCCTCCTCGATCTCGCGAGCAACGACTACCTCGGCCTCACGCGCCACCCCGAGATCACCGGGGGAGCGGCCGACGCGGCGCTGCGCTGGGGCGGCGGCGCCACCGGCTCGCGGCTCGTCACGGGCACCACGGAGCTGCACACCGAACTCGAGCGCGAGCTGGCCGAGTTCTGCGGCTTCGAGGCGGCGCTCGTCCTGTCGTCCGGCTACGCCGCCAATCTCGCCGCCGTGACCGCGCTCGCCCCGCACGGCTCTCTGATCGTCTCGGACGCGAGCAACCACGCCTCCCTCATCGACGGCTGCCGGCTCGCCCGCGGCGCGACGCAGGTCGTCCCGCACGCCGACCCCGACGCAGTCCGCAAGGCGCTCGACGCGCATCAGGGGCAGGCGGTCGTCGTCTCGGACTCCGTCTTCTCGGTGGACGGCGACGCGGCTCCACTGGCCGAACTCGCCTCAGTGGCAAGGGAGTTCGGGGCAGGTCTGATCGTCGACGACGCGCACGGACTGGGCGTGCTCGGCGACGGCGGCAGGGGCGCGCCACAGGCGGCGCAGCTCTCGGGCGCAGACGACACCGTCGTCACCGTCACCCTCTCCAAGTCGTTCGGCAGCCAGGGCGGCGCCGTCCTCGGTCCGGCCCGGGTGATCGACCATCTGGTCAACACCGCACGGACGTTCATCTTCGACACGGGCCTCGCGCCCGCGGCGGCCGGCGCCGCCCTCGCGGCCCTGCGCCTGCTGCGCCGCGAACCCGAGCGCGCCGAGAGGGCCCGCGCCGTGGCGTCCTCGCTGCACGAACTGCTGGCGGCCGAGGGCCTCCAGGCCGTGCGGCCCGACGCCGCCGTCGTCTCCGTGCGTGCGCCGTCCCCCGAGGAGGCGGTGCGCTGGGCGGCGGACTGCCGCGAAGCCGGCCTCGCCGTCGGCTGCTTCCGTCCCCCGTCGGTTCCGGACGGCATCTCACGGCTGCGGCTGACCGCCCGCGCCGACCTGACCGACGATCAAATCGCCCAGGCCGTACGGGTGATCAGCCGCAATGCTCCCGACTCCGCGTTCACCGCAAGGAGTTGA
- a CDS encoding helix-turn-helix domain-containing protein, producing the protein MKHGPAVRRRRLGAELRALRARAGLTSGETARLVGWHQSKVSRIETGRSGVKASDVRLLLDAFEVTDPDVRDLLVALAGSGDDDGRHWWHAYRGLLPPAYRDFISLESQACRVRTVETSVVPGLLQTPDYARAVTRAALGGLPDGQVDALVEVRIARQDVLRSASPLRLSAVLDEAVLRRPVGGPRVMAEQLRHLVSAARLPHVRLQVLPFAAGEHVGLTGPFVVFSFPNTSDLDVVVLDQLTSSLYLERKEDLKAYTDAFDTLRIHALSPGDSLDFIAGIAGAHHPPESERT; encoded by the coding sequence ATGAAACACGGTCCGGCGGTGCGCCGCCGCAGGCTCGGCGCGGAGCTGCGCGCGCTGCGTGCCCGTGCGGGGCTCACAAGTGGCGAGACAGCCCGGCTCGTCGGCTGGCACCAGTCGAAAGTGAGCCGTATCGAGACCGGGCGCAGCGGCGTGAAAGCGTCGGACGTGCGCCTCCTGCTCGACGCCTTCGAGGTCACGGACCCCGATGTACGCGATCTGCTGGTCGCGCTGGCGGGGTCGGGGGACGACGACGGCCGGCACTGGTGGCACGCCTACCGGGGTCTTCTGCCGCCCGCCTACCGGGACTTCATCAGCCTGGAGTCACAGGCGTGCCGGGTCAGGACGGTCGAGACGTCCGTCGTGCCGGGCCTCCTCCAGACACCCGACTACGCGCGTGCGGTGACCAGGGCCGCGCTCGGCGGGCTGCCGGACGGGCAGGTCGACGCCCTGGTCGAGGTGCGGATCGCCCGGCAGGACGTGCTGCGTTCGGCGTCCCCGCTCCGGCTCAGCGCGGTGCTCGACGAGGCGGTGCTGCGGCGGCCGGTGGGCGGTCCCCGGGTGATGGCGGAGCAGCTGCGTCATCTGGTCTCCGCGGCGAGACTTCCCCATGTGCGGCTTCAGGTATTGCCGTTCGCCGCAGGGGAGCATGTCGGACTGACCGGCCCTTTCGTTGTGTTCTCATTTCCGAACACTTCTGATCTGGACGTAGTAGTTCTCGACCAGTTGACGAGTAGCCTCTACCTCGAACGGAAAGAAGACCTCAAGGCGTACACGGACGCCTTCGACACCCTTCGTATCCACGCCCTTTCGCCCGGGGACTCGTTGGATTTCATCGCCGGGATCGCCGGAGCGCACCACCCTCCGGAAAGTGAACGCACGTAA
- a CDS encoding DUF397 domain-containing protein encodes MSALPRYVPPAAVPSTSLHDAPWRRSSRSTGMNNCVETAPLRRGPSAGLLAVRDSKRTAGPALLFSPSAWEGFLNSLR; translated from the coding sequence ATGTCAGCACTGCCTCGGTACGTACCACCCGCCGCGGTTCCCAGCACCTCTCTGCACGACGCGCCATGGCGGAGAAGCAGCCGAAGCACCGGAATGAACAACTGCGTCGAGACGGCTCCGCTGCGTCGCGGCCCTTCGGCCGGACTCCTCGCCGTGCGCGACTCCAAGCGCACGGCCGGACCCGCCCTGCTGTTCTCGCCCTCCGCGTGGGAGGGGTTCCTCAACTCCTTGCGGTGA
- a CDS encoding DUF6328 family protein, protein MDEDRTAGDEDAPRDPGPPSDGRDRHETPLERADRNFGELLQELRVTQTGVQILFAFLLTLAFTPRFPSLDAVQRATYVATLLLAVLAAALFTAPAALHRALFGRGAKPQIVQMSSRLATAGLSVLVLALTGSVLLVVDVTAGRAAGIAAGAGTFAVCAGLWGVLPRLVRRSLTRAQEGTDTPSP, encoded by the coding sequence ATGGACGAGGACCGAACGGCAGGCGACGAGGACGCCCCACGCGACCCGGGCCCGCCGAGCGACGGCCGGGACCGGCACGAGACGCCGCTGGAGCGCGCGGACCGGAATTTCGGCGAGCTGCTCCAAGAGCTCAGAGTCACCCAGACGGGCGTGCAGATCCTCTTCGCGTTCCTGCTGACGCTGGCGTTCACTCCTCGGTTCCCGTCGCTGGATGCCGTGCAGCGCGCGACCTACGTCGCGACGCTGCTGCTCGCGGTGCTCGCCGCCGCGCTGTTCACGGCGCCCGCGGCGCTGCACCGCGCGCTGTTCGGGCGTGGTGCCAAGCCGCAGATCGTGCAGATGTCCTCGCGGCTCGCCACGGCCGGCCTGAGCGTTCTGGTGCTCGCCCTGACCGGGTCCGTGCTGCTCGTCGTGGATGTCACGGCGGGGCGTGCGGCGGGGATCGCTGCGGGGGCGGGCACGTTCGCGGTCTGTGCGGGTCTGTGGGGTGTGCTGCCGCGTCTGGTGCGACGCTCGCTCACCCGGGCGCAGGAGGGGACGGACACTCCGTCCCCGTAA
- a CDS encoding ATP-dependent Clp protease proteolytic subunit, whose translation MNRPSARYVLPEFTERTSAGHRTLDPYSKLLEERIVFLGTPIDDTSANDVMAQFMHLEYAAPDRDISLYINSPGGSFSAMTAIYDTIRFVSCEVETVCLGQAASAAAVLLAAGTPGKRAMLPGARVVIHQPGLPEPAQGQPSDLEIQARELVRMRAQLEELLARHTGQNRERIAADIERDTILRAQDAVEYGLVDRVIGNRKTSGSAPGAR comes from the coding sequence ATGAACCGACCTTCCGCCCGCTACGTCCTGCCCGAGTTCACCGAGCGCACCTCGGCCGGGCACCGCACCCTCGATCCGTACTCCAAGCTCCTGGAGGAGCGGATCGTCTTCCTGGGGACGCCGATCGACGACACCTCCGCGAACGATGTGATGGCGCAGTTCATGCACCTCGAGTACGCCGCGCCGGACCGGGACATCTCGCTGTACATCAATTCCCCCGGCGGCTCGTTCAGTGCGATGACGGCGATCTACGACACGATCCGGTTCGTCAGCTGCGAGGTCGAGACCGTGTGCCTCGGGCAGGCCGCCTCCGCCGCCGCCGTGCTCCTGGCGGCCGGGACGCCAGGCAAGCGGGCCATGCTGCCCGGCGCGCGCGTGGTGATCCATCAGCCGGGGCTGCCCGAGCCCGCGCAGGGCCAGCCGAGCGACCTGGAGATCCAGGCCCGCGAACTGGTGCGTATGCGCGCCCAGCTGGAGGAGCTGCTCGCGCGGCACACCGGGCAGAACCGGGAGCGCATCGCCGCCGACATCGAGCGGGACACGATCCTCCGGGCTCAGGACGCCGTGGAGTACGGGCTCGTGGACCGGGTCATCGGCAACCGCAAGACGTCCGGTTCGGCCCCCGGCGCCAGGTGA
- a CDS encoding urease subunit gamma: MQLTPHEQERLLIHVAADVAEKRRARGLKLNHPEAIALVTSHILEGARDGRTVAELMSSGRKVLTRDDVMEGIPEMIHDVQVEATFPDGTKLVTVHDPIV; the protein is encoded by the coding sequence GTGCAACTGACCCCGCACGAGCAGGAACGACTGCTCATTCATGTGGCCGCCGACGTGGCCGAGAAGCGCCGGGCCCGGGGTCTGAAGCTCAACCATCCCGAGGCGATCGCTCTCGTCACGTCGCACATTCTCGAAGGTGCCCGTGACGGCCGGACCGTAGCCGAACTCATGTCGTCCGGTCGCAAGGTGCTCACGCGCGACGACGTCATGGAGGGCATCCCCGAGATGATCCACGATGTCCAGGTCGAGGCGACCTTCCCCGACGGCACCAAGCTCGTCACCGTCCACGACCCGATCGTCTGA
- a CDS encoding urease subunit beta: MIPGEILFADEPVVFNEGREVTRLTVLNAADRPVQVGSHYHFAEANPGLEFDRAAAHGLRLNVAAGTAVRFEPGIPVDIELVPLAGRRIVPGLRGRTGGALDG, encoded by the coding sequence ATGATTCCCGGAGAGATCCTGTTCGCGGACGAGCCCGTCGTGTTCAACGAGGGCCGCGAGGTCACCCGTCTGACCGTGCTCAACGCCGCCGACCGGCCCGTCCAGGTCGGCTCCCACTATCACTTCGCCGAGGCCAATCCCGGTCTGGAGTTCGACCGTGCCGCAGCGCACGGTCTGCGACTCAACGTCGCCGCGGGGACCGCCGTGCGCTTCGAGCCCGGAATCCCTGTCGACATCGAACTCGTGCCCCTGGCCGGCCGGCGCATCGTGCCCGGACTGCGGGGCCGGACCGGAGGTGCCCTCGATGGCTGA
- a CDS encoding ATP-binding protein, producing the protein MADHQEASVTLPSDPASVSSARTYVSDVLAEWGMPRDAEAADTVRLIVSELATNAVMHTRGQSPVFKVDVQLERDEHLRIGVTDSHPRHPKRLPAAVQQDNGRGMVIIRWLTAECGGSLSVRPTPEGGKTVWIALPWTVPAQQV; encoded by the coding sequence ATGGCAGATCACCAGGAAGCATCCGTCACTCTGCCGAGCGATCCCGCCTCGGTCTCCTCGGCCCGCACATATGTCAGCGACGTACTCGCCGAATGGGGTATGCCGCGCGACGCGGAAGCAGCGGACACGGTCCGGCTCATCGTCTCCGAACTCGCCACGAACGCCGTGATGCACACCCGCGGACAGTCGCCCGTCTTCAAGGTCGACGTGCAGCTGGAGCGCGACGAACACCTGCGCATCGGGGTCACGGACAGCCACCCGCGCCACCCGAAGCGGCTCCCGGCCGCCGTCCAGCAGGACAACGGGCGCGGCATGGTGATCATCCGCTGGCTGACCGCCGAGTGCGGCGGAAGCCTGTCGGTCAGGCCCACCCCCGAAGGCGGCAAGACCGTATGGATCGCCCTGCCGTGGACGGTTCCTGCCCAACAGGTGTGA
- a CDS encoding type II toxin-antitoxin system Phd/YefM family antitoxin, which yields MAYEIPVTQARAELADLINRVVYGGERVVVTRHGKPLVALVSAADLERLEALGEPEDEQVISSVSGIGSTSTSSTGGDRHRFGIAAEHRGPEVR from the coding sequence ATGGCCTACGAGATTCCGGTGACGCAAGCCCGCGCTGAGCTCGCCGATCTGATCAACCGCGTCGTGTACGGCGGGGAGCGCGTCGTCGTGACCCGGCACGGAAAGCCGCTCGTCGCGCTGGTCTCCGCCGCCGATCTCGAGCGCCTCGAGGCCCTGGGGGAGCCGGAGGACGAACAGGTGATCAGCTCCGTCTCCGGCATCGGCTCGACCTCGACCTCGTCCACCGGTGGCGACCGCCACCGCTTCGGCATCGCCGCGGAGCATCGGGGGCCGGAGGTCAGGTAG